CGGGCGTCTCCTCCCCCCACCGGTACGGCACGCCGAGCTGCTCGCGGGCGAAGCCGATGGCGGTGGCGGCGGGCTCGGTCGGTGCGCCGATCTCCACCGGTGTGCCGCTCGTTCCGGTGAGCGCGCCGGTCGCGGCGCCGATGAGGATGACCGGCGCGACGAACACCCCGGCGAGGGCGGCGACGACGGCGTTCATGCGGCGTCCCACTCGTCGTCGTCCGCGTCGTGGCGGACGCCCTGGGGATCACTCCGCACCAGGTCGTCTTCCGCGTCGCTGGCGAGCGAGCGGAACGCGACCCGTTCCCCGCCGCCGCAGAGCAGCGCCTCCCCTTGCTGCGCGTTGAGCAGGAACGCGCACTCGCCCTGGGAGAGCCGGAACGCGGTCGCGAGCGCGTCGATCGCCTGCGGCGCCTGCCGCAGCAGCACCTGCGTCGCGGCGTTGCTCACCACCGCGAGACCGAGATCGGTGCCGAGCAGGTCGGCGGCGTCCTGCGTGACCACCGTCAACCCGCACCAGTGCTTCCGCGCCGACTTCGCCAGTTTGTAGAGAAACTTCGCGCCAGCCGGGTCACGCATCAGCAGCCACGCCTCGTCGACGACGACGATCCGCGGCCGGCGGTTCTCCGGGTCGGCGACGGTGCGCCAGATCGCGTCGAGGGCGAGCAGCGTGCCGGCACTCTTGAGCTCGTCGGGCAGGCTGCGCAGCGAGAACACCCGGAAGTGCCCGCCCGGCGCCGTCGTCGTCGGGCCGTCGAACAGCAGCCGGTACGCGCCGGTCACGAACGGCGCCAGCCGCTGCGCGAGCGCTCGCGAAGCCTCGGAGCCATCCGCAGTGAGCGCGACGGCCAGGTCGGCGAGCAGCGGTGGGGGTCGGCGGTGCGTCCGCGGGTCGGCGGTGATGCCCTTCGCGGCGTACGCGGCGAGGATCGCCGTGTCCAGGGCCGCGCGTTCCGCCGAGGTCAGTGGCTCGTCGAGGAGGACGCCGATGAGGGTGTGTACGAACAGCGCGCGGCGGACGACCGCTTCTGGGTCGCCGTCGCCTGGCAGGTCCAGCGGGTTGAGTCGCACGCCGGCGGCACCGAGGCGCAGCGTGGTGCCGCCGACCGCGTCCGCGAGCGGCCCGTACTCGTCCTCCGGGTCGACGACGTGGACCTCGACGCCGCGGTAGGCCCAGCGCAGCGCGTCGAGCTTCGCCAGGTAGCTCTTGCCGGCGCCGCTTCTGGCGAGGATGACGAGGTTGTGGTTGGGCTGCGCGAACCGGTCCCAGCAGACCAGGCCGTGGCTGTGCGCGTTAGTGCCGTAGAGGATGCCGGCGACGTCGGGCAGGTCCGCGCTCACGAGCGGGAACGCGGCGGCGAGGGCCTCGGTGTCCATCGTGCGGCGCATCCGCAGCAGGTCCAGGCTGAGCGGCAGCGTCGTCAGCCACCCGGCGAGCTGCCGGAACGACGCGGGCGCGGTGTCCAGCAGCAGCGCGCTGAACAGCGACCGGACTCTGCTTGTCTCCTCGGCGAGCGTGTCCCGGTCGGCGGCGCGGACAGTCGCGTAGAGGCCGACGCTGAACAACTTGCCTTCGCCGCGGGCGAGCCGCTCAGCGAGGTCCCGCGCGTCCTCCGCGGCGGCGTCGAGCGACGGGTCGGCGAGACGGCCGCGGTCCGCGCTCAACCGGCGGGACGATTCGAGGCGGCCGAGCTGGCGGCGCAGCCTGTGCGCGGCGAACTGGGTCGGCAGCGGTTCGATGTGCATGGCGACGTCGACCGGTCCGGTGTAGGTGACGATCGGTTCGAGCCAGCCGCCGCGCACGTCCCGCGGATAGCCGGTCACGGCGAGGGTGGTGCGGTACGAGTCGTTGACCTTCAGGTCGGCGGCGCTGACTTCGACCGCGTCGAGACCGGGGAGGCCCGCCGGGGCCGCGGGCGGGCGGCGGCGGAGAACGAGCGTCGAGAGGTTCATGGGGCACCGTCCGGGATGCGGGTCGTGGCTCGGTCCGGGTCCGCTGCGGCGCGGAGTTCAGCCGTGGCGGCGGGCTCGTCGAGCGGGGTGAGGGAGATGCCGATCGCGGCGAGCGCAGCGGCCGCGTCGGAGGCGCGGCGCGCGAGTGCGGCCGCCGTGGTGTCGGTGCGCGGCGCGGGGTCGCGGAAGACGAGCAGGATGCGGCGTCGTACGACGTCGCGGCGGCCCGCCAACTCGGCGAGGAACCGGGCGTGGTCGAGCGCGGCCGCTTCGAGCATCGGGTCGGCGAGGCTTGCCGCGCCGGTTTCGATCTCGCGGATCGCACCGTCGAGATTCGTGCGTTCGTCGTGGACGCTGATCTCGACCGGCGTCGACAGGCTGTTGACGAACCGGCCGAAACCGGCGATCAGCGCGACCTGCTCGTCCTCGGTACGGAGCCGGAAGTTCACTGGCGACACGACGCAGCGCAGCGATGCCCCGTCCGGACCGAGGTCCTGTACGCCGTCGGCCGCCATGTCCCCGACCGGCAGGCTCAACGCTGCCGGAGGGCGGGACCTGTCGGCACCCCGCGCCCACGCGGGAAGCGCCGGTACGCCATCGGGAGCGGGGACGAGGCGCCGGGGTGCGCCGACGTAGCGGAGTACGGCGAGCGCGAACCGGTCCGCGCCGAGACCGTGCCAGCGGCCGACCGCGAGAGTGACCGACGCCGCGGCGACCGGCAGGGCGAGGAACCCGAACACCGTGGGCGGCACCAGGTGCCGGGTCGCGGTGAACAGCAGCCACAGCGCGACGGCCGGCACTGCGACCAGACCGAGCTGCCGGGCGGTCAGCCCGGCGACGAGCGTGTCGTCGCGGTCGACGTCGGCGGGGATGCGAGCCCACATCAGGACGGCACCTGCCACCGCTGGCGCGGGTTGCGCCACCGGTCCAGCGACGACACCCCACCGTCAGTGGACGGTCGAGCAGCCGGCGCACCGCGCGGCATCGGGGGCGCAGTGGGGAACGTTGGGCGGGTCGACGGCGACCACACATTCGGCGGAGCGAACTCACCGCTGGTGGCAGCGGCGCTCGGTGCGGCCGAACGTGCGGCGCGCGCGCCGCGGCCAGCGACGCCGGCGGCGGCGAGCCCGGCGGGGCCGGCGACCGCGCCGATCGCGCGGCTGATGACGAGGTACTTCACGACCCGGCCGATGCCGCCCGTGCCAGCCCGCATCAACAGACCGCGCCCGACCCAGCTCGGGATCTTCACCAGCACCCACAGCAGGGCGATGACCACAAGCAGGTCCATCAACGGACCGCCCGGAACGCCGAGCGACGGGCTGCCGACCCCGTCGTAGAACATCCGCGTCGCGGTCGCGAGCACGAGCGCCTGCGCGACCTGGATAGCAAGCGCCGCGCACAACGCCCGGCACCACACCCGCGCCAGGCCCTCAGTCGCCGGCAGCGCCAGCCCGGCCAGGCACAGCGGCGCACCGACGGTGAGCACCACGACCAGGCCGAGGCGCAGGACGCCGACGACCGTCACGTAAAGGGCGAGGACGACCACGACCAGGCCGAGCAGGATCGCGAGGGTGCTCGACTGCGACGTAAGCAGGTTCACCCGGAATAAGCCGGTGCTGACCTCACGCTGGTCGAGGCGCTGACCGTAGAACGCGCCCGATAGGGCGTTCGCGAAGCCGATCGCGACGTCGACGAGTTGCAGGCTCAGGTTCGCGCCGACGAACCCGGCAATGACACGGGGCAGCGCGTCCTTCACCGCGTACCGCGACTGCACCGTCTCGTAACCCATGAGGGTCAGTCCGGCGATCGTGACCAGCAGCACGAACAGCGCGACGGCGATGCCACGTGAGATCGACCACACCTCGCGCACCGGCGGGTGCGCGGACACGTCCGGCGTCCCCCACACCGTGTCGTGCATCAGTCGCATCGACGGCTTGAGCGCCCCGTCGACGAGCGTGCGGAAGAAGCTGGTGACGCCCTCCGAGACCTTGCACTTCACGTCCACGAGACCGCAGCCGCCACCGTCGTCCTCGTCGCCAACCAGCGACGGGGACAGGGACGGCGTCACAGTTGGCACGACGGAGGGAGACGGTGACGGCGTACTCGACGGGACCGGGGTCGGCCGCGGCTCGGCGTACGCCGGCCCGGCCGCAGCTGAGACGAGCAGCCACACGCCCGCGGCGAGCGACACAACGCAGCCGCAGACCAGCAGCCGATGAACGTTCACCGGCCCACCACGGACTTCAGCGCCGTCACGAGGATCGGGGCGAGCGCCGCGACGGCGTAGCCCAGGCCGGCGTACTTGAACGACGCCTTGCCCTTCTCCACCGACGTCGGGTCGCCGTTCGCCGTCAGGTAGCGAACACCGCCGACGGTCAGGTACAGCGTCGCCAAAGCCGCCAGGAACCCGCGCAGCCAGCCGGCCATGTTGTCGATCACCGCCGTCAGCTCCGGCGGCGGCGCGATCGGCGTCGGTGCCGGCGTCGGCGCGGCGTGGGCTGGCGCGGCGAGCAGGGTGAGCAGGGCAGCCGCGGCGACGACGCCAGCGGCGAGAGAGCAGAACCGTCGCATGACGCGACCGCCTCCAGACTTACGAGTCCGATGTGGTCGGTCGCTCCGGAAGGGCCGTACGAGACGGCGTCACCACTGCCTAGCGGGTTCGGGCCCGAACGTCGGCGGGGCGGCGGGACTCGCTCTCCCGGAGCGACCGCGCCCCCACAACCGCGTCGTTTTGGCCTGGAATCTCCCGTCGTGATCTTCGTAAGTTCCCGTAGGTTCACGTGCCTACGTGGTGGCTCGCCGCCTACGAGAACCTACGAAGATCATTGCCGCGTCCCGCGGACTCGGCGTGCCAGGGGTCACGGCGTGAGGACCGCTGGCCGGCATCGATCCAGGCGACGAGCCGCTTCTCGGCCCGGAGGCGTCGCTTGGTCAGCGCCGTCACGGACTCACCGCAGTGCGCGGCGTACGCGGCAAGCGATAGACCGCTGAGCCGCGTCTCGCGGATCAGGTAGCGGTCACGGTCAGAGATTTCGCCAGCGCGATACGCGGCGTCGAGAACAGCTTCCGGAGTGCCGGTCACCCTGGCCGTGGCGCTGATGTCCTCGCGGTGTACCTCGTACCGGTGCGTCTCCAACGCACGTGCGACGGATCGACGCGCTCGCACCACGGCGCGGCCGATGAACGCGCCGGCGACTCGGTCCGTCCGCGTGACGTGTACAAGGTCAGCGACCAAGCCAGCGAGCACCTCCGCCTGCGCATCCTCGGAGAGTTCACCGTGAACGAAGCGAGCCAGAGCGCGGCGCAGTCCGGGTAGCAACAGTCCGATGAGCCCAACGGCCCATCGATCGTCGCGCTGACGAGCCCGGGCAACGACCCCCGCGACGACGGCGTCGCGGGTCTCGTAACGCACATGCGGCTGGAGCAGCAGACCTCGAAGCTCAGTGAGCGGGATGAGACGCGATGGAAGGTCATCGAAGGCGCTGCCATCGATCACGAGGGGATCGCGCCCCTCACCGCACTGCTGGAACGCTCGCTCGACGAGGTCGAACGGCAGTGGCTCCCTTGTGAACATCGCCGAGTCCTCCTTCACATCGACGGCTCTGTCGACATGAAGCACAGCCCGGACGTTCGTAGGTTCTCGTAGGGCGGCGGCGCTACGACCGGCTACGAAGATCACGCGCGCCAGCCAGCAAACCTACGAGAACCTACGAAGATCGCGACGGGAGATCCGTCGCCACAGGGGCGCGATTTCGGGGTGCCTGCGCACGGTCAGTGCGCCAATCCTCCCCGGAGTCTTCTTGCTGAACTGGATGGATGCTGCGCTCTGCGCCCAGACCGACCCCGAACTGTTCTTCCCGGTGCGGGATGTGGACTCGACGCGAGCCGCGAAAGCTGTGTGCTCTCGGTGCTCGGTGCAGGGTGAGTGCCTCGATTTCGCTCTCGCGGATCCGGCCCTCAAAGGCATCTGGGGCGGCACGACCGCTGACGAGCGTCGCAAGATGCGGAGCAGCGACCCATGAACGAGCGCAGCCACCGCTTGGACTTGCTGACTACTGCGGAGGTGGCGGCCGAGTTCCGCGTTCCGGAGTCAACCGTGCGCTACTGGAGGCAGACCGGCTACGGACCTAAAGGCGTCCGCGTGGGCCGGCGTGTGCTCTACGAGCGAGGTGAGATTGACCGCTGGTGGAAGAGGCGCACGGCCGGCTCGCCGAATCTCAGGTAGCTGGCCATCCGTCACGACGCACTCGGTTCGGGCCCGTCACGGGGTTGCCCGACTGTGCGGGATTGCGCAGGGCGGTCGCAGGCATCGACGCAGCCCGGGTGCTGCGCTCGGCGGCGCAGCATTCACGACACGGTGGTCGCGCCAACGACGGCCCCTAGTTGGTAGCGCCCGAAGAACACCTCGTTGAAACAGTCGTGACTGCGCAAGACGCCGCGGACCTTGGTTTCGCCGCACGCGACACGCAGCGGTGGCAAGGCCGTGGCGAGCTCGCGGGCCGACTGGTGACCTCGCGGTGGTCGTGCGAGGAGGTGCGCACAGGCTCGGGTGAGGACGAGGCTCGGGTTCACCTGTTCCGCGAGGGCGTCCCAGGCAGGTACCAACGGCGCCGCGGCGAGAGACCGGCGATGTGCCTGAGTCTGCTCGACGGCGACGTCACTGAGGACGCGCAGCGTCGCGGAGAGATCGTTGCGTAGCTTGCGCGTGTGCTCGGGCGTCCACCTGGCGAGCAGGTATCCCAACGCGAGCGCGAGCGGTATGCCTAGCCACGGCGCGTCTGTGACGAGCCGCCTGGCAGCACGCGCTAACCCGTGACCGGCCAAGCCGCCGACGAGCGTTGTCGTATAGAGCAGTTCGCCCAGCTGCCCGGCGTCGCCGCACGCGACGAGAACTTGGAGCCATCGGACGTGCTCGACGAAGTCGTGGTCGTGGCCGTACACCGCGTGCACGGCGCGACGGTCCTTGCTGAGGTAGAACGCCTCGAGCAGCAGGGCGAGAGTCGCCGAGGGGACATCGTCGGGGTCGACGCCGCGGAGCCGCTCGATACGTGCGGCCTCGTCAGGGTGAAGCAGGCCTTCTGGAACGGAGACAACGCGCAGCAGAGGCACGTAGTTGGCGCGCCAGCAGTCGACGAACGCCGCCGTCGTAACCGGGCCGTCGGCAGTCCATTCCGCCGCATGCTCCTCGATCTCATCTATGACGTGGTTGGCGCAGTAGAGGCGGACTGCGCCGGTGTTCGCCGCGTTGACCAGGACGGTCCGTCGCTGGTTGCGGCAGGCGTAGAGATGTCTCCGCGAAGCTCGTTGGCATCAGGCACCACCGGGACAGCCGGCCATAGCTGTTCTGGGAACGCGCCGTTCTCGTCAGCGCCACGGATCGGATCGTTACTGCTGCGGTCGTGCGCGAGTCGGAGCATCGCCTTGATCGGGAACGCTCGTCCGTCACCGGCTCCAACCAGCATCCGGTCCGAGGACGGATGGTCAGGCACCGTCACTGTCGATCGAGCCACTGCTCGACCTCACGTAGTGCGTTGTACCAGGCGACTTGCGGGCCGAGATGGGAGAGGCCGACACCCGCGGGCGGCATGGCATAGGGAAAGCGGCCTTCGGCGAAGATCATCGCGTACTGCTCCTCCACGGACGGCACAGGCCCGTCCCCGATGGGGTAGGCGAGCTCGACCTCATACATGCCCGTGAAGCTCGCGCTCGGCGCGTCGTCGCGTGTGCTAGGCCAACGCTTCACCCGGGCAACGTGGCGGTAATGGCGTCGGAGTTCGTCACCAAGTCGAGGCAGGCCGTCGTCCTCGACGATGACCCAGCGCGGTTCGTCACGGCCAAGATCGAGCTGGGCGATCTCCCGCAGTCGTGTGCCCATCGCGCGGTGTCGGGCCCAGAGCCGGTTCGCGATCGTCACGAGCGGCGGGTACGGGTGTTCCAGGTCGAAGACCAACTCGACGTCGAGCTCAGGGTGGTCGCCGATCAGGAACGATCCGGCCGCCTCGAATTCCTGCGGGTCCATCGCGGCGATGTCGGCATCGCGGTCGGCGATCATGCCGGGCATCGCCGACTCGTAGGCGCGCCAGCGCCTCGCCAGCCATGCCACAAGGGTCAGCTCTTCGATCTCGTGTAGGTGTCGCGCGTCGAAGCGCAGGAGGCCGAGGAACGCGGTCGCACATAGGAGGTTCTTGTCGAACATGTGCGGGTCAGGCTCGCCCTCGTCGAACTCGACGGCGAACAGCGGCCGGTGCGTCGCCGCGTCGTGGACTACGAAGTCGAAGGTCTCGACCGGCACGATCGGGGCGGCGCGGTCGAGGCGACCGCGGTCGGAGGGTTCGAGGCCGAAGACGGCGGACAACGCTACGTGAGTGTTGATGATGCAGCCGTGAGCGAGCTCGGTGTCAATGAGAGTGTGGACCCGTCGTTGATCGTCGGACGCGAACTCGCGGAGGTACATGGGTCTCCCTGTCGGTCGTGCGACTCAGTCACCGGGTGCGGTCGGCTCCGGGCTCCGACCGCTCCGAACCAGGCTCGTGTAGCGCAACGAAGGCACCGACCGCGCCCTCGAACGCGTTCATCGCTCGTTGGGTGGCGGCGATCAACGCGGTCGGGTTGCTCCGCACCAACGCCTGCGCTCGATCAGTCTCGTCTAGGTCCGCGACCTGCTGGGCTCCTTGCACTGTTGCCCACTGCTTGCCGTGGGCGTAGCCGGAGTAGAGGCGGTACACGAAGGAACCCTTGCTGCCCGGCTTGGTCGGCTCGAACCGATCGAACAGCTCGATGACGCTCGGCATCGGGACGGCTAGCACCTGAGCGTTCTTCTTGTTGAGCTTTGTCATCCCGCGTCGCTGCGCCTCGGAGAACAGGTCGTCGTACCGCTCGGCCGCCGTCTTTGCACGTCCGGTGAGCTTCGTGACGCCGAGGGCTGCTTCGAGCTTGCGGCGTTCGTCGTAGTCGTCGAGTTGCGCGGCGAGGCCGCGGGCGGCCCGGTCCGCGACCGTCGGCACGGGTTCGAGGAGCCACAGCGCGGAGAACGCCGCCTCGTGCGCGACGCGGCATAGGGAGACAAAGGCGAAGCTCGGAACGATACGTGCGTCGGCCACGAGCGCCCGCCATGCGGCGAGGTGGTCGGCGGCCGCGACGATGAACGTTGCGGCCAGGTCGTAGGCGAGCGCGGCGAGCTCGTCGGCACGGTCGCTCGCTGCGGCGCTCGCCGGATCTGTGGTGGAGGTGACAATCTCCGTGAACGCGTTCCGGAGCGGCTCAAGCCGCGATAGGTCATTCAGCACCACGGATACGACCTGCGGCGACGTCCAGTATGTCGCCCCCGCCGTCACGATGACTCGCCGTCGACACGTTCTGCGTCGACCGTGCGGCGTGACCAACTGCTGGGCGTGGGCAGGTTGGCGTTGATGACGACGACGAGGACGAGTGACGGGTGTGCCGGGTCCGTCAGACCGTGGGCGGCGGGCTGCATGAGCCAGACGTGGTTCTCCAGTGCGCCGGGCGGCGCGGCCTTCGCGGACAGGTCGAGGACACAGAGGATCGACAGTCGCTTTCCGCCGCCGGTGGCGTACTGAGTCGGCTGGCCGAGGTAACGGTGGCAGTTGTCCGCTGTGACAGGCGTCTTGCGCTCGACCTTGAGTTCAGCGGTGACGCCGTCGTGGTCGAGGTCGAGGTAGCCGAGCGCACGCGGATCGTTGCGGGTGAGCCGGCCTCCGAGCCGCGAGTCGGCCCGCAGGCGCGCTTCGAGGTCGTCGTGGAACTGCCGCTCCGTGACGCGGGTGCCGCGCTTGTAAGTCGCGTCGAACTGGATCCTCTCGGCGGCGGTAACGATGGCGGTAAACAACCGGGCGGTCGCTTGGATGTCGTCGTCCGGGAGTTCGCGGCCGTGCAGACGCGCGTAGAGGTCGAGCAGTCGAGCGTCGACGGACGGGTAGTCGGTGAGCATGTCGCGGGTCGGATCGAACGGGCGCAACGCCAGTTCGGGATGTCCCGCGATCTTCGCCACGGCGACTCGCTCGCGTTCTCCGGCGACCTCTGGCGGTCCGGCGAAGCGCGCGGCGATACGTACGGTCTGCGGGGGCCGGCCGGGCGCTAGCCGGAAGCGGAGAACCAGCGTGCCCGAACCTGACGCAGCGTATCCACCCGTCGTGGAAGGCGTGGGGCGCGGGAACGAGAAAGAAGGCAAGGTGAGGTCGCTCTCGCGGAGCACGGTGAGCATCTCGATGTCGAGGCGCTCAGCCCACTCGGGCCACGAACTCGCCCGGACGTCGAGGCGGAGCTCGTATGCCTGGTCGGGGTGAAGGACCTGGGCGTGGTTCACGCAGGGCTGGTCGTCGATCGAGGCGAGTACCACCAGCACGCCGTCATCAGTCTTCGGTATCGACCGTTCTGGCAGCCGGGACGACACGAACGGCGGTGGCGGAGAGGTGACAGGCCCATCGACGGCACGGACCGGAACGGCGATCGCGCGGATCGCCGCAAGGACGGCGGACATTGGCGGCGTGCCCATCGCGAGCTCGCCGAGCAGCCCTCGCAGCGCGTCGATACTTCCGCCGCCGGGCGTGCGCTGGTCGAGGCGTTCAACGGCGACTTCGGCGCGGCGACAGGCGGCTGCCTTTAGCGCGTCGTGACTGTCGCCTCCGGTCACGCCGCGTTGCAGCGCAGCATCAGCTCGAACGGTCAGGACAGCGATGTCCACCACGTCAGCGAGCGTGGCGATGACGTGGCCGCTCGGGGAATCGTCGACGGTGCGGCGTAGCTTCCCGGTCGCGTCGGTCAGAGCGGCAGCCACAGCGTCGAGTTCGTCCGGCGAGAGCCCAGGTCCGGCGGTGTCGATGGCAGCGAGCAACTCGACCCGGGCGTCGGCGAGGTCGGCCAGGCGATCGACGGCGCCGTAGGAGTGGTTCATCTTGTCACGGTTGCGGACCGCGACGACCACGTCCCGAACCGCATCCGCCGCCGCCGCAATCGCCTCCGGATCGGTCGCGACAGCCACTTCGAGCGCGGTCGCGGCGCGGATCGCCGCGGCGGCCACCCGGCGGCTGGCGAACTCGGTGGTGGCCGGCAGCGACTGCTCGTGTGCCTCGGCGAGCGTCGCGGCGTCGGCGAACCGTCCGTGATGGGTGAGGACCTCGACGAGTTCCGCGGCCTTCCCGGGCCACGGGTGGTTGTCGACGACGGCCCGGAACGCGTCGAGCGACACCTGCGCGGTGCCAGTGCACCGTTGCAGCGCAATGAGCAGCTTCCGGTCGTCACGACGGTCGCCGTGCCGGTCGCGATCAAACGCCTGAAGGCACAGCTCGGCGTACCGCCGGCTCCGCCGGAGGACATCGGGCCAGTCGCGGTCCAACTGCCAGATCAACTTGTACGGGTGCAGGTTCTTGCACGCGTCGAGCGCGACCGCGAAGCCGTACAGCCGTTCGTGCCCTCTCGCCCGCGCAGAGATCCGGAAGAGGGCGTTGATCGCCGAGTCGAGGTCCAGGTTGTGCTCGCCCGGCGCGCTCCGGCATACCGCGACGGCCCACCGGAGGGCGACACCGATATCCTCGTCGCGTAACGGCAGCCGAGAGAACGTGTGCAGCAGCGCGGAGACGACCCCGACAGTCGCGTCACCGAGCAGGACGGGCATGCAGTCGGCGAGCGTCGTCGGCAGCGGCTGAGCGGAGTGCGTGAGCTCGGCCCACGCGGTAAGACCAGCCATCCGCAGACGCACCGATGTCCCCAGCAGAGCCGAGTAGACCTCGGGAAGGACGCGGCGCAGCAGTCCCGGCTCGGCCGGATGGTCACGGCCGAGCTCGCCGAGCAGTTCGATGAGTTCGGCCCGCAGGTTCTCGTCGTGCTCCAACAGAGGATCGGTGGCGTCCTCGCCAGGAGGTGGCATGGGCGGGTCCGCGTCGAGGATCGTGAACGCGGCGTCAGCGACCGGAGTCGGGTTGATCGAGGCGAGAGCGCGCAAGCTGCGGCGGAGCGTGCGTCGCCTGCTGCTCTCGCCAGTCGACTTCGCAAGGGCATCGAGCGCCGCCATCCACGGGTCCTGACCAGCGACGATCGGTCCGGCCGGTGCGACGGTCGGTGGGGCGAGCAGGGCTCCGAACAGCGCGTCGATCTGGTTTCCGAGAACGGCGGGGTGGTCGCCAGCGAGCCGTTCGAGAGTCGACGTCGCATCCGTCGTCACCTCGAGTCCCCACGTGCCGTCGATCTTCGTCAGGGCTGCGGTGAACAGGGTGGACGCGGCGGTTGTCACCTCGGCGGCGGTGAGGCGCGCACGCCACGACGTGAAGTCGCCGATGTCGTCGACGGGATCAGGGCCCGGCGGGTCGTCGGGGGACGGCTCGCTCGGTTCGGCGCGCAGGTTGTGAGCCGCTTCGGAGACGACCGCGAACAATCTGGCTCGCACGTCATCGTCGGCGGCGGGATCGGCACCACGATGCTCGATCAGCGCCGCGAGGGACGGCCGGCGTTGCAGCATGACCGCGAGCGTTTCGGTGATCTCGGACACCGGCGAGATGCCGTAGTCCTCGGAGTCGGGAACGGTCACCGCGGCTAGCAACTGTTGTTCGAGGACCGGCGCGATATCCGGGAACTCATCGAACAGAACGCGGCTCGCGACCGCCGCACTCGCCCGCTCGTGGTCGGTTGCGGGGGTTGACCGTCGGGTGGGGAAACCGGTCGGCAGGATCAGCTCAGTAGGAGGTGCCGGCGCCGGGATCGCGAGCATCTCCTCGACGACACTGAGGACGACTGGCAAGTTGAGCTTCGCTGCCGCGAGCAGCCCTGCGGGGTCCCGGACCCGGCCGCGGCTGAGCTCGCCGGCGAGACCATGAAGCTTCGGCGTACCTGCGAGGAAGATCAGTGAGCGCGCTACGTCGGGCGTCACATCATCCGGACGAAGCTCGGTGGCGAGATCCGCGACCGCGCGGGCCGCGTCCGGCCCGGCGTGCTGGCCGCGCAGGTGGTCCAGTGCCGCATCCAGGACGGCACGTGAAGCAACCGTTCCTGTGCGGGCGAGCGGGCGCAGTACGCCGAACAGATCGCTCTGCCCGGCCCGTGTGACTGCGAGTACCTCATCGACCGCGGCCTCGGTGAACACCTCCGGCGCGCTGCGAGCCAGCTCGGTCAGCCGGGCGAGCGCGTCCGACCGCCCACCAGCATCACTGTCGACGGGCTGGTCGACGAGCGACAGATCGTCCAGGACGCGCGCCGCCGTTACAGGCTCCAGGGCCGCGAGCGCCGAACGGGACCGTGCACGCTCCGCTGCTGCGGCCTCAGCGGCCTCGGCCTGAGCGGCGGCAAGTCCGCGGCTGCGCGCCGACTCAGCCTCGATTTCCGCGACGTAGGTGGCGAGGTTCGGCACATCGCGCGGCTGCCGAAATGGGCACCCTCGGCAGTTCGCGTTGTAGAACTCGATCGCGAGCGATCGCAGCTCCGAGCCAGCCGTCGTTGGTGCCGGCGCGTGGTCGCAGTGGATCATCCGCATGTTGATCGGCAGACCGGACATCGCCTCGGCCATGCCGCGGCCGCCCATCGGCGCCAGCTCGAACCGGAAGTGCGCGCAGTGCGCCTCGGCAAGGTCGATGATCTGCTGGTTGGCGCGGCCGAACTCCAGCGCGTGCGTCATGGAATCGGCCGATCGGCGCACTGAGCACCTCCTTCACTCAGTATGCGGCGGGGGTGTG
This Mycobacteriales bacterium DNA region includes the following protein-coding sequences:
- a CDS encoding PrgI family protein, with the protein product MAQPAPAVAGAVLMWARIPADVDRDDTLVAGLTARQLGLVAVPAVALWLLFTATRHLVPPTVFGFLALPVAAASVTLAVGRWHGLGADRFALAVLRYVGAPRRLVPAPDGVPALPAWARGADRSRPPAALSLPVGDMAADGVQDLGPDGASLRCVVSPVNFRLRTEDEQVALIAGFGRFVNSLSTPVEISVHDERTNLDGAIREIETGAASLADPMLEAAALDHARFLAELAGRRDVVRRRILLVFRDPAPRTDTTAAALARRASDAAAALAAIGISLTPLDEPAATAELRAAADPDRATTRIPDGAP
- a CDS encoding conjugal transfer protein TrbL family protein translates to MSAHPPVREVWSISRGIAVALFVLLVTIAGLTLMGYETVQSRYAVKDALPRVIAGFVGANLSLQLVDVAIGFANALSGAFYGQRLDQREVSTGLFRVNLLTSQSSTLAILLGLVVVVLALYVTVVGVLRLGLVVVLTVGAPLCLAGLALPATEGLARVWCRALCAALAIQVAQALVLATATRMFYDGVGSPSLGVPGGPLMDLLVVIALLWVLVKIPSWVGRGLLMRAGTGGIGRVVKYLVISRAIGAVAGPAGLAAAGVAGRGARAARSAAPSAAATSGEFAPPNVWSPSTRPTFPTAPPMPRGAPAARPSTDGGVSSLDRWRNPRQRWQVPS
- a CDS encoding pilin, yielding MRRFCSLAAGVVAAAALLTLLAAPAHAAPTPAPTPIAPPPELTAVIDNMAGWLRGFLAALATLYLTVGGVRYLTANGDPTSVEKGKASFKYAGLGYAVAALAPILVTALKSVVGR
- a CDS encoding WhiB family transcriptional regulator; the protein is MDAALCAQTDPELFFPVRDVDSTRAAKAVCSRCSVQGECLDFALADPALKGIWGGTTADERRKMRSSDP
- a CDS encoding helix-turn-helix domain-containing protein — protein: MNERSHRLDLLTTAEVAAEFRVPESTVRYWRQTGYGPKGVRVGRRVLYERGEIDRWWKRRTAGSPNLR
- a CDS encoding PIN domain-containing protein: MVNAANTGAVRLYCANHVIDEIEEHAAEWTADGPVTTAAFVDCWRANYVPLLRVVSVPEGLLHPDEAARIERLRGVDPDDVPSATLALLLEAFYLSKDRRAVHAVYGHDHDFVEHVRWLQVLVACGDAGQLGELLYTTTLVGGLAGHGLARAARRLVTDAPWLGIPLALALGYLLARWTPEHTRKLRNDLSATLRVLSDVAVEQTQAHRRSLAAAPLVPAWDALAEQVNPSLVLTRACAHLLARPPRGHQSARELATALPPLRVACGETKVRGVLRSHDCFNEVFFGRYQLGAVVGATTVS